A section of the Spirosoma pollinicola genome encodes:
- a CDS encoding cytochrome-c peroxidase produces MRSWMGYFIGAVVMAGVSAWTMVDDPVPTGPYAFHYPASFGGRFTIPADNPTMQEGVYLGRLLFYEPRLSSTQTISCASCHQQARAFTDGLPLSIGVHGKTTRRNSMSLTNLLWVRQLFWDGRSTSLEEQALVPLGHTDEMGSKPGEAARALQKTKSYPMLFKQVFGSDTITDGRIGKALAQFERTLISADSRYDQYVAGQYQLTESEQRGMQLFNRSPSPERNVRGGNCAHCHGGAKLYQELFHNNGLDKQATDSGRQAITGVALDQGRFRVPTLRNVALTAPYMHDGRFDSLEKVLDHYSEHIQPSPMLAPELAGQPNGFHLTRGEKTDLISFLRLFTDSTFINNPQFANPH; encoded by the coding sequence ATGCGGTCATGGATGGGGTATTTTATCGGCGCGGTGGTGATGGCTGGCGTATCTGCCTGGACGATGGTCGATGATCCCGTGCCAACCGGGCCGTACGCGTTCCACTATCCTGCCTCATTTGGTGGCCGGTTCACCATTCCTGCCGACAATCCAACCATGCAGGAAGGGGTTTACCTGGGGCGATTGTTATTTTACGAGCCCAGGTTATCATCTACCCAAACGATTTCGTGTGCGAGTTGTCATCAGCAGGCACGGGCTTTTACCGATGGGCTACCCTTGAGTATCGGTGTTCATGGGAAAACAACTCGGCGAAATTCGATGTCACTGACAAATTTACTCTGGGTACGTCAGTTATTCTGGGATGGCCGGTCCACGAGTCTGGAAGAACAAGCGCTGGTTCCGCTGGGGCATACTGATGAGATGGGTTCCAAACCAGGCGAAGCAGCCCGAGCATTACAGAAAACCAAATCGTACCCAATGTTATTTAAACAGGTTTTCGGTTCCGACACCATCACCGATGGTCGGATTGGTAAGGCCCTGGCTCAGTTCGAACGGACGTTAATATCGGCTGATTCCCGGTATGACCAGTATGTAGCGGGGCAGTATCAGCTAACCGAATCGGAACAGCGGGGGATGCAGCTGTTTAACCGATCGCCTTCGCCGGAACGCAACGTTCGGGGTGGCAACTGTGCCCATTGTCATGGGGGGGCGAAACTCTACCAGGAATTATTTCACAATAACGGGTTGGATAAGCAAGCCACGGATTCGGGTCGGCAAGCGATTACGGGAGTAGCCCTTGATCAGGGCCGTTTCCGAGTGCCGACCTTACGTAATGTCGCCCTGACCGCCCCCTACATGCATGATGGCCGGTTCGATAGCCTGGAAAAGGTGCTGGACCATTACAGTGAACACATTCAGCCTAGTCCTATGCTGGCTCCTGAATTAGCTGGTCAGCCCAACGGGTTTCATCTGACAAGGGGCGAAAAAACGGATTTAATTTCGTTTTTACGGCTGTTCACCGATAGCACCTTTATTAATAATCCTCAATTCGCCAACCCCCATTAA
- a CDS encoding serine hydrolase domain-containing protein yields the protein MKDSRPALSLFTGGLLTLVVFIALPGFGQSRYAQPDTYAGLIAESETYFEDKLKTDKIVGLSAAIIMDGKVIWKKGFGYADQQTKTPMTVNTVVNIGSVTKTFTALSVMQLEERGLLDIQKPLTTYLPTFHPLTRPGIPLDSVTVKTLITHTSGIQSDVWKNSDLGSGHYTDVLGFINQTHLVYPAGLAGLYSNAGYNILGHLIRDVTQTDYVQYVHKHIFTVLGMTHSGFAMDGLTNRTKIYAYGQQANEYELRDIASGGIYTDMNDFTTYALGMLQAYRGESTALLKQATAQKMFTQQNAQVPLETNKKGLGWFMFRNDSTFAMYHAGSAGFTHAKLLLIPDRNAALLVLTNTAEGGQAAETFCFNELPRFGLRIPDLFPTPTTHLVGKPQDLVTLADSTLTSYVGIYAESNSYNVVKLTNHQLILVNGGQKLVLKPVSETEFLPYDVKGADTIPRVEQRLIFRKLKGKTFLFRRVNTRDYNLGYWLRPIDPHIWSNRMGIYEHYGYQLMIGDSKFKRAELYMSADSVLMLRLSTMGSSSEMPLDAIDANYALSSGVNSGFGGVNVIFREAPLYQTLEFAGLSFRKPH from the coding sequence ATGAAAGACAGCAGACCCGCACTATCTCTCTTTACAGGGGGCTTGTTAACCCTAGTCGTCTTCATAGCGCTGCCTGGGTTTGGACAAAGCCGGTATGCCCAACCGGATACCTACGCGGGGTTGATCGCTGAATCGGAGACGTACTTCGAAGATAAACTCAAGACCGATAAAATTGTCGGACTCAGCGCAGCCATCATAATGGATGGTAAAGTGATTTGGAAAAAGGGATTTGGCTATGCTGACCAACAAACTAAGACCCCTATGACGGTCAATACGGTCGTAAACATTGGTTCAGTAACCAAAACGTTTACGGCTCTCAGTGTCATGCAGTTGGAGGAACGCGGTTTGCTCGATATTCAGAAACCGCTGACAACCTATTTGCCCACCTTTCATCCCCTAACTCGACCGGGAATACCACTGGACTCAGTCACCGTCAAAACCCTGATTACCCACACCTCCGGCATCCAGTCTGACGTCTGGAAGAATTCCGATCTAGGCTCAGGGCACTATACCGACGTCCTAGGTTTTATCAATCAAACCCACCTGGTTTATCCGGCTGGCTTGGCCGGACTTTATTCAAATGCGGGCTACAACATTCTGGGACACCTGATCCGAGACGTTACCCAGACCGATTATGTCCAGTATGTCCATAAACATATCTTTACTGTCTTGGGGATGACCCATTCAGGCTTTGCCATGGATGGGCTTACGAATCGCACCAAGATTTATGCCTATGGCCAGCAGGCTAACGAGTACGAATTACGGGACATTGCCTCAGGGGGTATTTACACCGATATGAATGACTTCACCACCTATGCCCTCGGCATGTTACAGGCCTACCGGGGTGAGTCTACGGCGTTGCTTAAGCAAGCGACTGCCCAAAAAATGTTTACTCAGCAAAATGCCCAAGTGCCCCTGGAGACCAACAAGAAAGGGCTGGGCTGGTTCATGTTCCGAAACGATTCCACGTTTGCGATGTACCATGCTGGTAGTGCTGGTTTTACCCATGCCAAACTCTTGTTGATTCCTGACCGGAATGCCGCCTTACTCGTACTAACCAACACGGCTGAAGGCGGACAGGCCGCTGAAACGTTCTGCTTTAATGAGCTACCCCGGTTTGGCTTGCGTATTCCAGATCTGTTTCCAACCCCTACCACCCATTTGGTGGGCAAGCCGCAAGACTTGGTTACTCTTGCTGACAGCACATTAACGAGCTACGTCGGCATCTATGCTGAATCCAACTCCTACAACGTGGTGAAACTGACGAACCACCAACTTATCCTGGTAAACGGTGGGCAAAAGCTCGTCCTGAAACCAGTCAGTGAAACCGAATTCCTTCCCTACGACGTTAAAGGTGCGGATACGATTCCACGGGTTGAGCAACGGTTGATCTTTAGAAAGCTCAAGGGTAAAACGTTTCTTTTTCGACGCGTCAACACCCGGGATTACAATCTGGGGTATTGGCTTCGGCCAATTGATCCACACATATGGTCGAACCGGATGGGCATCTACGAGCATTACGGGTATCAGCTGATGATTGGGGACAGTAAGTTCAAGCGTGCTGAGTTGTACATGTCAGCCGACAGCGTGCTGATGCTTAGGCTCAGCACCATGGGTAGTTCCTCTGAAATGCCCCTGGATGCGATTGATGCGAACTACGCCCTGAGCAGTGGGGTAAATTCAGGTTTTGGCGGTGTTAACGTTATCTTCCGGGAGGCCCCCTTGTATCAAACCCTGGAATTTGCCGGACTAAGTTTCCGTAAGCCCCATTAG
- a CDS encoding carboxylesterase family protein: MNRFFLSLLFVISYGLAGAQTNPEDKTKVNYPYSLYLPKDYPATKRSYPLVIYLHGGSQRGSDLTKLTEYGPPQLVSQGKEFPFIIASPQCPDGKYWSTDNWLDPLYSDLITTYRIDPKRVYLTGISMGGYGTWQTAIAYPDRFAAILPLCGGCDDSTQICRLKHLPVWTFHGTADDKVAFGLTDRLVKRLRGCSGKDQVRFTRLINEGHEIQYLYQQKKIYRWLLKHHQ, encoded by the coding sequence ATGAATCGCTTTTTTCTCAGTTTGTTGTTCGTCATCTCGTACGGACTAGCTGGTGCCCAAACCAACCCGGAGGACAAAACAAAAGTAAACTACCCCTACTCACTTTATCTGCCCAAAGATTATCCAGCTACTAAGCGCAGTTACCCACTGGTCATCTACCTGCACGGTGGTTCGCAGCGAGGCAGCGACCTGACGAAGCTGACCGAGTATGGGCCGCCCCAGCTCGTCAGCCAGGGAAAAGAGTTTCCCTTCATTATCGCTTCGCCCCAATGCCCGGACGGTAAATATTGGTCCACCGATAACTGGCTCGATCCGCTCTATTCCGACCTGATAACGACCTATCGAATTGATCCCAAACGAGTCTATCTAACGGGGATTAGCATGGGCGGTTATGGCACCTGGCAGACCGCAATAGCCTATCCTGACAGGTTTGCCGCCATTTTGCCGCTGTGTGGGGGGTGCGACGACTCCACCCAGATTTGCCGCCTTAAGCACCTGCCAGTCTGGACGTTTCATGGTACAGCGGACGACAAAGTTGCCTTTGGTCTGACGGACCGATTAGTCAAACGCTTACGTGGTTGCTCGGGCAAGGATCAAGTCCGCTTTACCCGGTTAATCAATGAGGGGCATGAGATTCAATACCTTTATCAGCAAAAGAAGATCTATCGATGGCTGTTGAAACATCACCAGTAA
- a CDS encoding IS3 family transposase encodes MLTNHPNISIRQLEGVLGFSRQGYYQYWQRQADQMNHDVDILQLVKKVRQDHPRIGGRKLYWLLKDAFLERGITMGRDSLFELLGTNKLLIRRRRRRVRTTFSAHGFRKYPNLIKELVVERPNQLWVADITYWFTQFGCLYISLVTDDYSKRIMGHCVAPSLDTVHCKTALQMALNKVKKRDAKSLIHHSDRGIQYCSKSYIALLDAYAVQISMTQTGDPLDNPVAERVNGILKEEYLAHRAVHSLAQAELVLDQAIFLYNYKRPHLSCDMLVPEQAHKGEGKLKRRWKNYYPQKQPATVVKNENRA; translated from the coding sequence ATGCTGACGAATCACCCAAACATTTCGATTCGGCAGTTAGAGGGTGTGCTTGGTTTTAGTCGACAGGGCTACTATCAATACTGGCAACGGCAAGCGGACCAGATGAACCATGACGTCGACATTCTGCAACTGGTCAAGAAGGTCCGTCAGGATCATCCGCGCATTGGAGGACGAAAGCTTTATTGGCTGCTAAAGGATGCCTTCTTGGAAAGGGGAATAACGATGGGCCGGGATAGTCTTTTTGAGCTTTTGGGCACTAATAAGCTGTTAATCAGAAGACGAAGACGCAGGGTGAGAACTACTTTTTCGGCTCATGGGTTTCGTAAATACCCCAACCTGATCAAAGAGTTGGTTGTCGAGCGCCCTAACCAATTGTGGGTCGCCGACATTACGTACTGGTTTACTCAGTTTGGCTGTCTCTATATTTCACTAGTAACGGATGATTACTCTAAACGGATTATGGGGCATTGTGTCGCCCCAAGCCTGGACACCGTTCATTGTAAAACAGCGCTACAGATGGCGCTTAACAAAGTCAAAAAGCGGGATGCCAAGTCGTTAATTCATCATTCAGATCGAGGCATCCAGTATTGCAGCAAAAGTTATATTGCATTGCTGGACGCTTATGCTGTACAGATCAGTATGACCCAAACGGGCGATCCGCTGGATAACCCCGTGGCGGAACGAGTGAATGGTATACTAAAGGAAGAGTATCTGGCTCATCGGGCGGTACACTCGTTAGCCCAAGCCGAGTTAGTTCTTGATCAGGCTATTTTCCTCTACAATTACAAGCGCCCTCACCTAAGTTGTGACATGCTGGTGCCAGAACAGGCTCACAAAGGGGAGGGAAAACTAAAGCGAAGGTGGAAGAACTACTATCCTCAAAAGCAACCGGCTACTGTTGTGAAAAATGAAAATAGAGCTTAA
- a CDS encoding COG3415 family protein, whose protein sequence is MDRLVKLRMKQPKRIMREMVAAVLLDQLNIDQAAERYKVNRLTVLRWIRKVEEEAKASKQSTSITSDQPSLPSPKSTRRSTPEEEVKQLRTKLQSMEKELETANFKALYYSTLVRVAKHELGVDVEKKSVTKPSGLC, encoded by the coding sequence ATGGACAGACTTGTTAAACTCCGCATGAAGCAGCCTAAACGAATCATGCGCGAAATGGTGGCCGCCGTGCTCCTCGATCAACTCAACATTGACCAAGCCGCTGAGCGCTATAAGGTCAATCGCTTAACGGTACTTCGATGGATCAGGAAAGTCGAAGAGGAAGCCAAGGCCAGTAAACAATCCACCTCGATTACCTCTGATCAACCCTCCCTGCCGTCCCCAAAATCAACTCGGCGCTCTACCCCGGAGGAGGAAGTTAAACAACTGCGGACTAAGCTGCAGTCGATGGAAAAAGAGCTAGAGACGGCCAACTTCAAAGCCCTTTACTATTCGACCCTGGTACGGGTGGCTAAACACGAGCTGGGGGTCGATGTCGAAAAAAAGTCCGTTACCAAGCCATCCGGTTTATGCTGA
- a CDS encoding helix-turn-helix domain-containing protein: MNPPFEYHDFFTTPPLDQTIRKFWLLDNGANSQPVLNQHVLPNGCFNIACVKGQGALIRTRMGEMPMPAEYYFCGQATQSVDVLIRPFTQVLMIQLYPWSFSAFTNQPLTDTTDTVMPLSTILPQLASLLNKHQAQKAPGNHWPKAVMSVVESGWPSWLGTAPHPRLQQACQYLMQRKGGGSVQELAQLINCSTRLLEKLFKHYLGLSPKRFSTILRVRAVVDAIRSKPAHQPLAQVAADHGFYDEAHFSHTDLSG, encoded by the coding sequence ATGAACCCCCCGTTTGAGTACCACGATTTTTTCACCACCCCGCCACTCGACCAAACGATCCGCAAGTTTTGGCTGCTGGATAACGGGGCTAATTCCCAACCCGTTCTTAATCAACATGTCCTGCCCAACGGCTGCTTTAATATAGCCTGTGTCAAAGGCCAGGGGGCCTTGATCAGAACCCGAATGGGAGAGATGCCTATGCCCGCCGAGTATTATTTCTGTGGACAAGCTACGCAAAGCGTCGATGTGCTGATTCGACCGTTTACTCAAGTCCTCATGATTCAGCTCTACCCCTGGTCCTTTTCCGCTTTTACCAATCAGCCCCTAACGGACACCACGGACACCGTAATGCCCCTCAGCACCATACTCCCTCAACTAGCCTCTTTATTGAATAAGCATCAGGCCCAAAAGGCGCCAGGCAATCACTGGCCTAAGGCCGTTATGTCGGTGGTTGAATCGGGCTGGCCCTCCTGGTTGGGCACCGCTCCTCATCCTAGGCTTCAGCAGGCTTGTCAATACCTCATGCAACGCAAAGGCGGGGGCAGCGTTCAAGAACTGGCACAGCTCATCAACTGCTCAACGCGCTTGTTGGAAAAACTCTTTAAGCACTACCTCGGCCTCTCGCCCAAACGCTTTTCAACGATTCTCCGGGTACGAGCGGTCGTGGATGCCATCCGAAGCAAACCAGCCCATCAGCCATTGGCTCAAGTCGCTGCTGATCACGGCTTTTATGATGAGGCCCATTTTAGTCATACTGACTTGTCCGGCTAA
- a CDS encoding ABC transporter permease encodes MLRNYLTIAWRNLVRNKTFSVINLLGLALGMASSLLIGLWVQDELSIGTHYPKAAQLYRVMEHEMADGHIVTDEDTPGILADELKKQFPEVIYAAASSGWEEHVLTVKDKVERQTGRTVGADWLRMYGIPLVVGPPATALTAPNGIAISRKLAHVYFGTPQQAIGKSIRLDNHTDYQVTAVFENLPSNAPEQYDFLLNWSAYLKHEPWLNDWSNAGPGTRLQLRPDADPDKVSAKLKTFLKGRNKDIGPSFNIELFLQPETEAYLYSNFKDGQRDGGRIDYVRLFIIVASFLLLIASINFMNLATARSIKRAREVGVRKVVGAERSALIGQFMGEALLLTALALVLAVALVTVVLPTFNQLTGKQLNLPLAQPSFWAVLLVLLLIMGSLAGSYPAFFLSSLNPVRVLKGGLRFGAGAQLFRRGLVVFQFGLSMLMIIGTLVIYRQLQYIQTKNLGYDRQNLIQLSSNNSALGAKYGTLKERLLKMPGIKSVTFSQTSPLGNGNTTEGVSWIGKDPTHTISFHNSAIGYDFVETMGLSLRGGRDFSPAFGSDSTNYLINEAAAKRIGYKDPIGKPLTFWNKPGTIVGVLKDYHFNSLHVAIRPMVLRLQKTNHYGQILVRTQPGQTKQALASLEQLSRQLDPNTPFTYLFVDAAYQQVYKSETIVETLASVFAGLAIFIACLGLFGLATFTAEQRTKEIGVRKVLGASVQSIIGLLSTDFLRLVFIAIVISSPLGWYTMHRWLENFAYKVSIEWWVFVVAGLLAVVIALLTISFQSIKAALMNPVKSLRSE; translated from the coding sequence ATGCTACGAAACTACCTTACGATTGCTTGGCGGAACCTGGTTCGCAACAAAACATTTTCGGTTATCAATTTATTGGGGCTGGCACTGGGCATGGCTAGTAGTCTGCTGATTGGGCTGTGGGTACAGGATGAGCTCAGCATTGGAACCCACTATCCCAAGGCGGCTCAGCTCTACCGCGTGATGGAACACGAAATGGCCGACGGGCACATTGTGACCGATGAAGACACGCCGGGCATTCTAGCCGATGAACTCAAAAAACAATTTCCCGAAGTCATTTACGCAGCCGCGTCGTCGGGCTGGGAAGAGCACGTGCTGACCGTAAAAGACAAAGTAGAACGGCAAACCGGCCGTACCGTAGGAGCCGACTGGTTACGCATGTACGGCATTCCGCTGGTGGTTGGCCCACCGGCGACCGCCCTCACTGCGCCCAATGGCATAGCTATCTCTCGTAAATTGGCCCACGTTTATTTCGGCACACCTCAGCAGGCCATCGGCAAATCAATTCGGTTGGACAACCACACCGACTATCAAGTGACGGCCGTCTTCGAGAACCTGCCGTCGAACGCACCTGAGCAGTACGATTTCCTACTCAACTGGAGCGCATATCTTAAACACGAACCCTGGCTCAACGACTGGAGCAACGCCGGGCCGGGAACCCGGTTGCAACTCCGACCCGATGCGGACCCAGATAAGGTGAGTGCAAAACTGAAAACATTTCTCAAAGGCCGCAACAAAGACATTGGCCCTAGCTTCAACATCGAGTTATTTCTGCAACCCGAAACCGAAGCCTATCTCTATTCCAACTTTAAAGACGGCCAACGTGACGGCGGGCGCATCGACTACGTGCGGCTGTTTATTATTGTTGCCAGCTTTCTGCTGCTGATTGCCAGCATCAATTTTATGAATTTAGCCACCGCCCGCTCCATCAAACGGGCACGCGAGGTAGGCGTACGGAAAGTGGTCGGGGCCGAACGATCAGCTCTGATTGGGCAGTTCATGGGCGAGGCTCTGCTGCTGACCGCCCTTGCGCTGGTGCTGGCTGTGGCCCTAGTTACGGTAGTGCTGCCCACGTTTAATCAACTCACCGGCAAGCAACTGAATCTACCCTTGGCCCAACCTTCGTTCTGGGCAGTGCTATTGGTCCTACTGCTGATCATGGGCAGTTTGGCGGGCAGTTATCCGGCCTTTTTTCTGTCGTCGCTCAATCCAGTGCGGGTGCTAAAAGGAGGCTTGCGGTTTGGGGCGGGAGCGCAGTTGTTTCGACGGGGATTGGTGGTCTTTCAGTTTGGGCTGTCAATGCTGATGATTATTGGGACGCTGGTTATCTACCGTCAACTTCAGTACATCCAGACCAAAAATTTGGGCTACGACCGCCAAAATCTGATTCAACTCTCCAGCAACAACAGCGCGTTGGGCGCAAAATACGGAACCTTAAAAGAGCGGTTGCTTAAGATGCCGGGTATTAAAAGCGTTACGTTTTCGCAAACTAGTCCCTTAGGCAACGGCAATACAACGGAGGGCGTGAGTTGGATCGGCAAAGACCCCACCCATACGATCTCGTTTCATAATTCGGCCATCGGCTACGACTTCGTTGAAACGATGGGTCTCAGCCTTCGGGGTGGTCGCGATTTCTCCCCAGCGTTTGGCAGTGATTCAACCAACTACCTCATCAACGAAGCAGCCGCCAAACGAATCGGCTATAAAGACCCTATTGGCAAACCCCTCACCTTCTGGAACAAGCCCGGAACGATTGTCGGGGTATTGAAAGATTATCACTTCAACTCCCTGCACGTAGCCATCCGACCGATGGTTCTGCGGCTACAAAAAACGAATCACTACGGCCAGATTCTGGTCCGCACCCAACCGGGTCAAACCAAACAAGCGTTGGCCAGTCTGGAACAATTAAGTCGGCAACTGGACCCGAACACACCGTTTACATACCTATTCGTGGATGCCGCCTACCAACAAGTATATAAAAGCGAAACCATCGTTGAGACACTGGCTAGCGTCTTTGCGGGTCTGGCCATCTTCATTGCCTGCTTAGGTCTGTTTGGCCTGGCCACGTTCACCGCCGAGCAACGCACCAAAGAAATTGGGGTTCGCAAAGTGCTGGGCGCCAGCGTGCAGAGCATCATTGGTCTGCTCAGTACAGATTTTCTCAGATTGGTGTTTATCGCCATCGTGATTAGTTCACCGCTGGGGTGGTACACCATGCATCGCTGGTTAGAGAACTTCGCTTATAAGGTGAGCATTGAGTGGTGGGTGTTCGTCGTAGCGGGTCTGCTAGCGGTTGTGATTGCTCTGTTGACGATCAGTTTCCAGAGCATCAAAGCCGCTCTGATGAATCCAGTGAAGTCTTTACGAAGTGAATAG
- a CDS encoding carboxymuconolactone decarboxylase family protein yields MTEYQTPKDRAYTNTLLNAAPKEAAAFMNLKHTAERTDGVIPIKYRELMSVAVALTTQCAYCIESHINNAVQAGASREEIAETVFIAAALRAGGAVGTGLMAMRLFEEAGTASK; encoded by the coding sequence ATGACTGAATATCAGACCCCCAAAGACCGTGCCTATACCAATACGCTGCTAAATGCCGCACCTAAAGAGGCCGCTGCCTTCATGAATCTGAAGCATACCGCCGAGCGAACCGATGGCGTCATTCCGATCAAGTATCGGGAGCTCATGTCAGTGGCCGTTGCTCTGACCACTCAATGCGCCTACTGTATTGAATCTCATATTAACAACGCTGTACAGGCGGGCGCTAGCCGCGAGGAAATAGCCGAAACGGTCTTTATCGCAGCCGCTTTACGGGCTGGTGGAGCCGTGGGTACGGGTTTAATGGCGATGCGTCTTTTTGAAGAGGCCGGAACAGCCAGCAAATAA
- a CDS encoding lipase family protein has protein sequence MTTKLLFFQVLVGGLLIAPTTFSQILTPGFDKQEYIETLKINQKTHLALNKWAENTVVPNPTQFNFAYRSPVVAFDNLWDLWIHKEKRIAMIAVQGSIPTQASFLANLYAAMIPAKGELQLDKEFKFTYTLAKNPTAAVHIGWFVAMAYLSKTIEHKIDSCYQSGIKDFILTGHSQGGGIAFLLTSYLENLKAEGKLAKDIRFKTYCSAGPKPGNLAYAYDYEIMTQGGWAYNVVNSADWVPDVPFTVQTVSDFTSVNPFHGAKTLIKKQKFPKNLFLKHVYNQLSKPSEKASKNYQRFLGKMISQAVKKSIPGFITPTYYNSNYYVRTGNIIVLNADEAYFNLFSNDPNNPNIWQHHWPTPYLFLAEKL, from the coding sequence ATGACGACTAAACTGCTTTTCTTTCAGGTTTTGGTAGGTGGCTTATTAATTGCCCCTACCACGTTTAGTCAAATCCTTACACCTGGCTTTGATAAGCAGGAGTACATCGAAACGTTGAAAATTAATCAGAAGACCCATTTAGCCCTTAATAAATGGGCCGAAAATACAGTTGTTCCAAATCCCACCCAGTTCAACTTTGCTTACCGTTCACCCGTAGTAGCATTTGATAATCTCTGGGATTTATGGATTCACAAAGAAAAACGTATTGCGATGATTGCCGTGCAGGGCAGTATTCCAACTCAAGCAAGCTTTTTGGCCAATTTATATGCCGCCATGATCCCGGCAAAAGGTGAATTACAACTGGATAAAGAGTTTAAGTTCACTTACACCTTAGCGAAAAATCCGACCGCAGCTGTCCATATTGGCTGGTTTGTGGCCATGGCCTATCTCTCCAAAACGATTGAACATAAAATAGATTCCTGTTACCAATCCGGCATCAAGGACTTCATTTTAACGGGCCATAGCCAGGGCGGGGGCATTGCGTTTCTACTTACCTCCTACTTGGAAAACTTAAAGGCGGAGGGAAAATTGGCCAAAGACATTCGTTTCAAGACCTATTGCAGTGCCGGACCCAAACCGGGTAATTTAGCCTATGCTTATGACTATGAGATCATGACCCAAGGGGGCTGGGCTTACAATGTCGTCAACTCAGCCGATTGGGTGCCTGATGTTCCCTTCACGGTTCAAACGGTGTCTGATTTTACGTCAGTCAACCCATTCCATGGGGCAAAGACCTTAATCAAAAAGCAAAAATTTCCTAAGAATCTATTCCTTAAGCATGTATACAATCAATTGAGTAAACCCAGTGAAAAAGCGAGTAAGAACTACCAACGGTTTTTAGGGAAAATGATTTCGCAAGCCGTAAAGAAGAGCATTCCTGGGTTTATTACTCCGACTTACTACAACAGTAATTACTACGTTAGAACCGGGAACATTATCGTCTTGAATGCCGATGAAGCCTACTTCAACCTGTTCAGTAATGATCCTAATAACCCTAATATTTGGCAGCACCACTGGCCTACACCCTATTTGTTTCTGGCGGAGAAACTTTAG
- a CDS encoding FAD-dependent monooxygenase, with translation MSTVVAKKVLISGASIAGPTLAFWLAKYGFAVTVVERAPALRLGGQNIDVNGPARKVVRKMGVEAAILAQNTTEVGLQIIGQNGEVAGEFPKEASLTGTRELEILRGDLVRILYDCSKEHVDYRFGDSITDLERHPDEVSVTFASGITETFHLVIAADGVRSKTRQLMFGDEPQFKSLGLYIAYMTIPRLSTDNDWWRWYTAVDRRVLMLRPDNKGTIRASVAFLEDSSETDQKRQPDEQKSLLKAKLAGAGWEADRIRQAIDETDDLYFDEVGQIKAPRWSDGRVAMIGDAAYCPTPISGKGTTLAIVGAYVLAGELSRHERHGDAFAAYEKLMRPYVDEVQKLPPGTPKLVYPETKFGVSVLNTVAGIVASKSVQKVVGLFSSDDADEEKEGIDLPNY, from the coding sequence ATGTCTACAGTAGTAGCAAAGAAAGTATTGATATCCGGGGCCAGCATTGCTGGTCCGACGCTAGCTTTCTGGCTGGCTAAATATGGATTCGCCGTTACCGTTGTCGAGCGGGCACCGGCCCTGCGCCTGGGTGGGCAGAACATCGACGTCAATGGGCCAGCCCGGAAGGTAGTCCGAAAAATGGGCGTCGAGGCCGCTATTCTGGCCCAAAATACCACTGAAGTCGGTTTGCAGATCATCGGCCAGAATGGCGAAGTAGCCGGTGAGTTTCCCAAAGAGGCATCGCTCACCGGAACCCGTGAACTGGAAATTCTTCGGGGCGATTTAGTTAGGATCCTTTATGATTGTTCGAAGGAGCACGTCGATTACCGCTTCGGCGATTCGATAACAGATCTGGAGCGGCACCCAGACGAGGTATCCGTAACGTTCGCCAGTGGCATAACTGAAACGTTTCATTTGGTCATTGCGGCCGACGGGGTCCGGTCGAAGACCCGGCAACTGATGTTTGGCGATGAGCCTCAGTTCAAATCGCTTGGCCTCTACATCGCCTACATGACTATTCCCCGACTGTCAACCGACAACGACTGGTGGCGCTGGTACACCGCCGTCGACCGCCGGGTGCTCATGCTCCGCCCTGATAATAAAGGCACGATTCGGGCGTCGGTGGCTTTCCTGGAAGACAGCAGTGAAACTGACCAGAAACGCCAGCCCGACGAGCAAAAAAGCCTATTGAAGGCCAAACTAGCTGGCGCGGGCTGGGAAGCCGACCGTATCCGTCAGGCCATCGACGAGACGGATGACCTGTATTTCGACGAAGTCGGTCAGATTAAAGCGCCACGCTGGTCAGACGGGCGGGTCGCGATGATTGGCGACGCAGCGTATTGCCCCACGCCCATCAGTGGAAAAGGTACGACTCTGGCCATTGTGGGGGCTTATGTGCTGGCTGGTGAACTGTCGCGACACGAACGGCATGGGGACGCCTTTGCGGCCTACGAAAAGCTGATGCGCCCTTACGTAGATGAGGTACAGAAGTTGCCACCGGGCACTCCCAAGCTGGTGTACCCGGAAACGAAATTTGGTGTGTCAGTGCTTAATACGGTGGCTGGGATCGTGGCCAGCAAATCGGTTCAGAAAGTGGTCGGCCTATTCAGTTCCGACGATGCCGATGAAGAAAAAGAAGGGATCGATTTGCCCAACTATTAG